In the Pedobacter cryoconitis genome, ACAGTTCAATCATGTTTTAGTGCATATTCAAATTATATTATACCTCATTGCGGCTTTTATGATATTAAGAAAAGCAAAAAAAATATATCTTGAAAACTATGCAGGAGCAAGCATGGAGTCGCTTAACTGGTTATTTCAGTTTACCGTAGCGCTATCAACCTTTTATTTTATTGCGCTGTTAAAAAACATCTTTAAGTTTACTGAATACCCTGATATTTCCGAATCGTTAAAAATTGGGCTTTTCTTATTTGAACTGATTATTATTTTTTGGTATTTATATAAAGCATTAAATAATCCAGGCCTATTTAGAAATATCGATTCAAGATTAAAACTTGTAGCGGATATAGTTTCCGAAGACAAAAATAGTGCACAGTTAATTGATAGCGAAAAAGAGTACAATGAAGATTTATTGAAATTAAAGAGCTATATGATGGAAAAAAGGCCATTTCTTAATCCTTCTTTAACGATTCAAGATGTTTCTAAAGACCTTAAAATTCCTGTTCGGGATTTATCAGTTTTAATCAATCATAAATTAGAACAGCATTTTTATGATTTCGTGAATACCTATCGTATAGAGAATGCGATGGATATTTTAAGAGATGTTACCAAAAGTAAGGTCACTGTTTTAGAAATTCTATACGAGGTAGGTTTTAATTCAAAATCTTCTTTCAATACGGCCTTTAAAAAGCACACTGGTAATACACCTACTTCTTATCGTAAAAGTTTGTAAAACAGTGATTTGTAATTACTCGTACTTTTCTTTTTAATTACTCGTACTTATTTTTTGAAACAAATGCGTTCGACAACTTTTATTCGGTCGCACAGTCTTGATCCCTTCCACATATTTGTATCGAAATAATTTTTAACCTAAAACCCGATACAGTGAAAACATCATTAAAATTTTTAGCAGTGCTATTATTAGTAAGTAACGTTTCTTTTGGACAAGATATCCCGCAAAGAATTGATTCATTAATAAAAGATAATTACAAAAAAAATCCTAACGTGGGTATTAGCGTTGGTTTTATCAAAAATAATGAAGAATACTATACAGCTTATGGCAATCTGAATATAGAAAGTCAAATTAAGATTGATAAAAATTCCCTATTCGAAATCGCATCTATCACTAAAATTTTAACCTCAAATTTGATTGCGCAAGCTGTAGTTGAGCATAAAATTAAAACGGATGATTACATCGACGGTTTCCTTCCAAAAGCGTTTGTATTACATGAAAACCTTAAGAACAAAATAAAAATTTCAGACCTGGCGTCTCATCAATCTGGTTTGCCAGATATAGATTTTGCAAAGTTAATAGAACTCAATCCGCAACAGCCTGTAAATAATGTAACTATAGAAATGCTGACTGCGATAATCAATAATTGTACTGACCTTAAAGATTACGGGAAATACCGTTATTCTACGATTGGTTATACTTTATTAGGGCAAATACTAGAAAAAGTGTATGGCAAGAGTTATGATGAAATTATAAGGGAGAAAATGATTAAACCGTTAAAGATGTCAAATACATTAACGAAAGACTTTAACGTAAAAAACAGGACAACTGCTCATAATCCTGAAGGCGGCATTCAGGAATTCTTCAAATGGAATATTACAGCACCTGCTGGATTAGTAAAATCTAATGCTTCTGATATGGTTACGTATTTAAAAGCAGTCTTAAATGAAAAAACTGCAGTAGGAAAGGCTGCGATAATTACTGAAAAAATATACTATAAAGATAAAAATAGAGAACTGGGATTAGGACTAAATATTGGGACAGATGAGAATAATACACTTTATTTAAAATCAGGTGATTCTATGGGGCAATCATCGATTATATGTTACAATAGGATTAAAAATTGGGGTATCATCCTACTTCTGGATCAAAGGAATTCAAAAATGAGACAAGAGCTGTTGAATCAAATTTGTGATACTATTTTAAAATAAATATTTTAGTGATGAATAATGTGGCGGCTAAAGGCAAGAATCCGGTACCGTTCTTTTGCCGGCGAATATTCTGGTTGCTAGTGCTGGCCTTTATCAATTCTGCCTTCTGGTTTGGGTGCTTTGTTACTTGATGAAAAAGGAGCATTATATTCGCATTATGAAATCTATCAGTGCGGGAATATTATTATATCGAATTAATGGTGAATTAGCTGAGGTATTTTTAGTTCACCCTGGTGGCCCTTTTTTT is a window encoding:
- a CDS encoding helix-turn-helix domain-containing protein — its product is MDKINLSVTIAVITMFISLFLSFFLVTVKTEHKLSNRLFAFFLILNAIDISVNLGYFFDIPLNARVFISSIFFLQLPAFYLYVLSVCYADFKLKPKHLIHVSTFLIANLILLPRFYTVSLASKISFLKKSSSMLEIQFNHVLVHIQIILYLIAAFMILRKAKKIYLENYAGASMESLNWLFQFTVALSTFYFIALLKNIFKFTEYPDISESLKIGLFLFELIIIFWYLYKALNNPGLFRNIDSRLKLVADIVSEDKNSAQLIDSEKEYNEDLLKLKSYMMEKRPFLNPSLTIQDVSKDLKIPVRDLSVLINHKLEQHFYDFVNTYRIENAMDILRDVTKSKVTVLEILYEVGFNSKSSFNTAFKKHTGNTPTSYRKSL
- a CDS encoding serine hydrolase domain-containing protein; the encoded protein is MKTSLKFLAVLLLVSNVSFGQDIPQRIDSLIKDNYKKNPNVGISVGFIKNNEEYYTAYGNLNIESQIKIDKNSLFEIASITKILTSNLIAQAVVEHKIKTDDYIDGFLPKAFVLHENLKNKIKISDLASHQSGLPDIDFAKLIELNPQQPVNNVTIEMLTAIINNCTDLKDYGKYRYSTIGYTLLGQILEKVYGKSYDEIIREKMIKPLKMSNTLTKDFNVKNRTTAHNPEGGIQEFFKWNITAPAGLVKSNASDMVTYLKAVLNEKTAVGKAAIITEKIYYKDKNRELGLGLNIGTDENNTLYLKSGDSMGQSSIICYNRIKNWGIILLLDQRNSKMRQELLNQICDTILK